The Thermus hydrothermalis nucleotide sequence GGGCGAGGAGGCTCCTCCTCAACGTGGTGGGCTCGGAGGAGCTTTCCCTCATGGAGGCGGCGGAGGTGGTGGAGAGGATCCGCGAGGCCACGGGCAACGAGGACGTGGACATCCTCTACGGCGTCACCTACGACGACCGTGCCCAGGACGAGCTTAGGGTCATCCTCATCGCCGCGGGCTTCGGGGAAAGCACCGTGGTGCCCAAGCCCATCCGCCCCGTGGACTTCCCCACCCACGCCGACCCCTACAACTTTGACATCCCCGCCTTCATCCGCTACGGGGACGGGGACTATCCGCCCAAGCGGGGCAACTGACGTGGTGGTGGCGGGCATTGACCCGGGGATCACCCACCTGGGCCTTGGCGTGGTGGCCGTGGAGGAAAGGGGAGCCCTCAAGGCCCATCTCCTCCACGGGGAGGTGGTGAAGACCTCCCACAAGGAAAAGGCGGAGGCGCGGGTGGGCCGGATCCACGCCCGGGTCAAAGAAGCCCTTCTCCGCTTCCAGCCCGAGGCCTTGGCGGTGGAGGAGCAGTTTTTCTACCGGCAAAACGAGCTCGCCTACAAGGTGGGCTGGGCCTTGGGGGCGGTGTTGGTGGCGGCCTTTGAGGCCGGGGTGCCCGTCTACGCCTACGGGCCCATGCAGGTGAAGCAGGCCCTGGCCGGGCACGGCCACGCCGCCAAGGAGGAGGTGGCCTTGATGGTGCGGGGGATTTTGGGCCTCAAGGAACCCCCAAGCCCAAGCCACCTGGCGGACGCCTTAGCCATCGCCCTCACCCACGCTTTCTACGCCCGGCTCAAGGCCGCCAAGCCCCTTTAGCCCGAAAGCCAGCCCCGGCGCACGGCGTAGCGCAAGAGGTCGCTCCGGGTTTTGAGGCCGAGCTTTTCCATGCCCCGCTCCCGGTAGGTGGCCACGGTCTTCTCCGAGATGGCCAAGCGCTCGGCCACCTCCTTGTGGGAAAGGCCTTGGGCGAGAAGGCGCAAGACCTCCTCCTCTCTGGGGGAGAGGCCCTCTTCCTTCACCTCTCCCTGGACCATCTCCATGGCAAGGCGCATGGCGAGGCTCGGATTTAGGTACCGCTCCCCCCGGGCCACGGCCAAGACGGCGTCCAAAAGCTCGTGGTCCACCGCCGCCTTGCTCACGTACCCCTCGCCCCCCGCCTGCAAAAAGCCCCGCACGTACTCGGGGTCCTCGTGCATGGAAAGGGCGAGGAGGCGCAGGCGGGGAAAACGGGCCTTAAGGGTTCGGCAGAGGTCAATGCCGGTGCAGTCGGGTAGGGAAACGTCCAGGATGGCGAGGTCGGCCTCGAGGCCCTCCAAAAGGGCCAAAGCCTCCCGGCCACTTCCCGCCTCCCCCACCACCCGGATGGGCCCCCGGGCTTCCAGAAGATGGCGGATGCCCGAGCGCACCAGGATGTGGTCCTCCACCAAAACCACCCGGATCACGCCACCACCTCTAAAGGAAGCCTAACCTGGACCCGGGTGCCCTCGCCAGGGGCGCTTTCCAAGAAAAACCTTCCCCCCAAAAGCTCCACCCGCTCCCGCATCCCCAAAAGGCCCTGGTGCCCGGGGCCCACCGCCTTGGGGTCAAAGCCCCGGCCCTCGTCCTCCACGAAAACCCGCACCTCCCCTTCCGCCTCCAAGACCCCCACCGCCGCCCGGGGGCTTCCCGAGTGCCGGGCCACGTTGGTGAGGGCCTCCTGCACCACCCGGTAGACCACGGTTTCCAGCTCCTTGGACAAGGGCCGGCGGAGGTGGAAGGAAAGGTCCACCTCAATCCCCGTGCGGTCGGCGAACTCCCGCACATACCGCACCAAGGCGGCTTCCAAACCCAGGTGGTCCAGCACGGAAGGCCTAAGGTCCAGGGCCAGGCGCCGCACCTCGGCCAGGGTATAGCGGGCCAGCTCCTTGAGCGCCTGGGCCGCGTCCCCCGGAAGGCCTTCCAGGCCCAGGATCAGACCGGTGAGGGCCTGGCCCACCTCATCGTGGAGTTCCCGGGCGATGCGCGCCCTTTCTTCCTCCTGGGCCCGAAGCCAGGCCTTCAAAAGTTCTGCCCGCTGCCTCTCCTTTTCCTCCAGGAGGCTGTAAAGCCGGGCGTTCTCCAAGGCGGTGGCCAAGGGGCCGGAAAGGGCTTTCAGGAAGCCCACAAGCCACGCCTCCTCCACCTTGGGTTTTCCGTAGAGGACCAGGGCCCCTCGAGGGGGCACCGGCACCCCCACCCCCCCTTGGGCCACCACCACCCGCCCCTCCCGCAAGGCTTCCTCCGCCAACCCCTTCACACCCCCCAAGGGGCAAGCGGCTTGGCAGGCGCGGCAGTGGACGACCCGCCCCTCCACCCACAGGTCGCCGCAGGTAAAGCCGAGTTCCCGCACCAACAGGGAAAGCACCCGCTCCGCCAGCTCTTCCAGCCTCAGGGCCTGGCTTTCCGCCAGGAGGCGGTTTAGGAGGGTGAGTTCCCGCTCCCGCCTTTCCACCTCCTCCCCCATGCGGTTGAGGGCCCGACCCAAGGCACCGAGCTCGTTCCTGGGCTCCGGAAACGCCACCTTCCCCCCTTTCCCCAGGAGGGCAACCCGCTCCGCCATCCCCTTGAGGGGTTCCAGGACCCGCTCCAGGAGAAGGTAGCCGAGCCCCACCCCAAGCCCCACGGCCCAAAGCAAGCCAAAAGCCCCGGTGCGCAGGACCTGGGCCAGTTCCTCCCTTAAGGGGTCCTGGGCCAGGGCCAAGCGCACCACCCCCGCCGCCCCCCCATACACCGGGGCCTCCCCCTGGTACACCAGCCTTCCCCCTAACCGCAGGGTCCTCTCGCCCCCCAAAGCCAGAAGGGCTTCCGGCACCCCCTCGGCGAAGGTATGGGCCAGGACCTCCCCCTTCGGGGAGAGGACGTAGGCGTAGGCGAACCCCGGATAGCGTTCCTTGGCGGCCCCCAGCTTCTCCCACACCGCCAAGCGGTCCTGGAGCAGGAGGTCATCGGTGAGCAGGGTGGCGAGGTCCCAGGCGGCCGAGCGGGTTTGCTGCCACAAGGCCCGTTCCCCCTCGGCGTAGAGAAAGGCACCCCCGCCCAAAAGCAAGGCCCCGCCCGTGGCGGTCGCCGCCAGGAGGACGGTGAGAAGAAGCTGGGTCCCAAGCCTCACGGCAACACCTCCCGCGCCCTCCGGTAGACGACCCGGTAAGGAGCGTCTTCCGACCGGCGGAACCCCTTTAGGCCCAAGGCCCTTAGGGCCTTTGCGTTTTCCGGTTTTTTCACCAGGGCAAGGAGTGCCTGCATGAGCCTTTCCTTTTCGGGAAGACTTTTGCGTGCCACCACGGGCGGAGGGGGGTCGGCGGGACCCCTAGCCAGGACCCTAAGCCCCTTCACGCCCAACGTGGCGTAGACCACCCCATCCACCGCCGCCCCTTCCGCCAACCCCTCCCGCACAGCCCCAAGGGCCCGGTCGTGGCTGTAGGTGAAGAAGGCTTGGGCAAAGAAGCCCTCCCCTAAATCCCTGGCCAAAAGGCGAGGCCAGGCATGGCCGGTGTTGGATAGGGAGTCCGTGAAGGCAAAGGGGCGCCCCTTTAGCTCAGCCAGGCTTTGGTAAGGAGCGTCCTCCCGCACCACGATGAGGCTCTGGTAAGGCACCGCCGTATCCGATGCCAAAAGCACCTCTAAAAACCCCTCCTCCACCCCAAGCCCCGCCGCCAGGGTGCAAAGGAAGCCCAGGTCCGCCTCTCCCTGGCGCAAGGTCTCCAAGACCTCCCAGTAGGTGCGGCGCCCAAACACCTCCACCCGCTCGCCCAAAAGGGCCTCGAGGCCCTGCAAGAACTCCCGGTATGGCCCCGCCTCCACGGGGGAACGCATCCCCGCCACCACGATGCGCACCCCACCCCTTTCCGCCTCCTTGGCGTAGGGAGGCCCGAGGGCCACCTCGGGTGGCCTGGCGCAGGCGGCAAGGAGAAGGAGGGCCAGGAGCTTTCGCATCTACCCCAGGATAGGTAAGGCCAAGGGGTATAGATGTCCCAGGCCCTGTCGGGAGGTTTTCCGACAGCCCCGTCCGCCACCCTACCGCTACCCGTCGCCCTACCGGGGTCCTAGTTTGGGAGGCGAAAGGAGGTGGGGCAGATGGAAAAAGAACCCCTCACCAGCGCGGAGGACCGCCGGCGCTTTCTCGCCAAAATGGCAAGCGCCATCTTCGCCTCCATGGTGGCCCCGGGCCTGGCCCAGGGCGTGCCCCAGGCGGCCCCGCCCGAGGACGGGGCGGCGGAGGACGTGCTTTTGCGCATGCAGAAAGACCTGGAGCGGGCGCTCAAAAACCCCAACCGCAAGTGGGGCATGGTCATTGACCTCAGGAAGTGCGTGGGCTGCCACGCTTGCACCGTGAGCTGCATGGCGGAAAACCGCCTGCCCCCGGGCGTGGTCTACCGCCCGGTAAGCGAGGAGGAGGTGGGCACCTACCCCAACGTCACCTACCGCTTCGTTCCCCGGCCCTGCATGCAGTGCGACGAGCCCCCGTGCGTGCCCGCCTGCCCCTACGACGCCACCTGGAAGCGCAAAGACGGCATCGTGGAGATTGACTACGAGCTCTGCGTGGGTTGCGAGAAGTGCGTGCCCGCCTGCCCCTACAACTCCCGCCACAAGGACGACGGCTACTTCTGGACGGAAAACACCCCGGGCCAAGGCAAGATGCCCTACGAAACCCTTCCCGTTTACGAGTGGGGCAAAAAGGTGGACCGGGAAGACGAGGCGGGCCCCATGGACAAGGTGCGCAAGTGCCACTTCTGCCTGCACCGCATTGAACAGGGGCTCTTGCCCCAGTGCGTGGTGACCTGCATCGGCCGGGCCACCTACTTCGGCGACCTGGAAGACCCCAACTCCCTGGTGGCCGAACTGGTTAAGAAGCCCAACGTCATGCGCCTCAAGGAAGAGGCGGGGACCAAGCCCCGGGTCTACTACCTGGTGTAGGAGGTGCCTCATGGAAAAGCTTTCCCGGCGTGAACTCTTGAAGCTTTCCGGCGCAGGCGCCCTGTTGGGCCCCTTGGCCCTGGGCCTTCAGGAGGCCAGCGCCCAGGGCATGGAGGCTTACGAGATCCAGCTTCCCGAAAACACCATCTACTCCTCCTGCCTCCAGTGCAACACCGGCTGCCCCATCAAGGTGAAGCTCTACGAGGGCGTGGCCAGCAAGATTGACGGCAACCCCCTCTCCCCCTGGACCTTCCGCCCCCACCTGCCCCTGAATACCCCCGTGGACGTGGTGGCCAAGGTGGACGGGGCCCTTTGCCCCAAGGGCCAGGCGGGCATCCAAACCGCCTACGATCCCTACCGCATCCGCAAGGTGCTCAAGCGGGCCGGGCCCCGGGGAAGCGGCAAGTGGGAGGAAATCCCCTTCCACCAGGCGGTGAAGGAGATCGTGGAGGGGGGCAAGCTCTTCGCCCACCTGGGGGACGAGCGCCACTACCCCGGGCTCAAAGAGCTCTGGGCCCTTAAGGACCCCGAGGTCATGAGCCGCATGGCCCAGGCGGTGCGGGCCATCTGGGCGGAAAAGGATAAGGAAAAGAAGAAGGCCCTGGTGGCCAAGTTCAAGGAAGACTTCAAGGACTACCTCCCCGCCCTCATTGACCCCGACCACCCCGACCTGGGCCCCAAGAACAACCAGGTGGTCTTCGCCTGGGGCCGGCTCAAGGCGGGCCGCTCCGACTTCATCCGCTGGTTCTTCGGGCAAAGCTTCGGCACCGTCAACCTCCACGGCCACACCACCGTCTGCCAGGGCTCCATGTACTTCACCGGCAAGGCCATGAGCGAGCAGCCCACCTTTGACGCCACGGGCAAGCTCTCCTGGTCGGGCGGGGCCAAGTTCTACTGGCAGGCGGACCTCTCCAAGGCGCGCTTCGTGGTCTTCGTAGGGGCCAACGTCTTTGAGGGCAACTACGGGCCGCCCCTCCGCGTGGGCTGGATCACGGAGCGGGCAAGCCGCGGCGAGCTGGAGTACGCCGTGGTTGACCCGCGGGCGCAGAAAGCGGTGAAGGGCGCAAGCCGCTGGATCGCCCCCAAGCCGGGGCACGACGCCGCCATCGCCTTGGGGGTTATCCGCCTCCTCCTGGAGTGGGGTAAGGTGGACACCCGCTTCCTCTCCGCCGCCAACAAGGCCGCCGCCAAGGCCATCGGCGAGGCCAGCTGGACCAACGCCGCTTGGCTTGTGAAGCTGAAAGACGGCAAGCCGGAAAGGCTTGTGCGGGCAAGCGACCTGGGCCTTCCCAAGCCCAAGGCCAAGGTGGGGGACAAGGAGGTGGAGCTGGACGCCCCGGTGGTCCTGGTCCAGGGCAAGCCCGTGGCCTTCAACCCCAACGACGAAAACCAGGCGGTGTTCGGCGACCTCTTTGTGGACACGGTCCTCCAGGGTATCCCCGTGAAGAGCGCCCTCACGCTCATCAAGGAGGAGGCCTTCCGCCACCAGGTGAAGACCTGGGCCGCCTTGGCCGGGGTAAGCGAGGAGGACATCCGCTTCCTGGCGGAGAAGCTCGCCCAGTACGGCAAGAAGGCGGTGGTGGATGTACACCGGGGGGCCAGCCAGCACACCAACGGCTTTTACAACTGCTTCGCCTGGTTCACCGTGAACGTCCTCTTGGGCAACGTGGACCACCAGGGCGGCTTCGTCCAGGCCAGCACCTACGACATCACCGGTGGCAAAGCGGGAGGGCCTTTCGTCCTCAGCAAGCTCCACCCCAAGCCCCTAAGCCCCTTTGGCATCTCCATCATCCGCCACGAGGTGAAGTACGAGGACACCACCCTCTTCCAAGGCTTCCCCGCCAAGCGCCCCTGGTACCCCCACGCCTCCGACGTCTACCAGGAGATCCTCCCCTCCGCCGCCCAAGGCTACCCCTACCCCATCAAGATCCTCTTCCACTACATGGGCTCCCCCGCCTACGCCCTGCCGGGCGGCCACGAACAGATCCGGGCCATGCTGGACCCGGACAAAATCCCCCTCATCGTGGCCTTTGACATCGTGGTGGGGGACTCGTACCTCTACGCCGACTACATCATCCCCGACCTTTCCTACCTGGAGCGCTGGGAGTTCCACGGAAGCCACCCCTCCATCCTCTGGAAGGTGCAGCCCGTGCGGCAGCCCGCCATCCCGCCCATCCCCGAGGAGGTGGAGGTCTTCGGGCAAAGGATGCCCATCTCCCTGGAAAGCTTCCTCCTGGCCTTGGCCGAGCACCTGGGCCTACCCGGCTTTGGGCCCAAGGGCTTTGCCAACGGGATGCCCTTCACCCACCCCGACCACTTCTACCTGAAGCTCGCCGCCAACCTGGCCTACGGGGAGAAGGCCGACGGCTCCGAGGCCCTGCCTGAGGCGGACGAGAGGGAGCTCGCCGTCTTCCGCCAGGCCCGCCGCCACCTTCCTCCCTCGGTCTTTGACGAGAAGCGCTGGCGGGAGGCGGTGGGGGACGAGGGGCTTTTCCGCCGTACCGTCTACCTCCTGAACCGGGGCGGCCGGTTCCAGGAGTTTGCCAAGGCCTACGCCGCCAACGACCTGGTGGCGAACCGGTATGGCCGGCAGATTAACCTCTTCCTGGAAAAGCAGGCGCTTTCCCTCCACCCCATGACCGGGAAGCCCTACTGGCCCCTTCCCGCCTACTTCCCGCCCTACCAGGACGTCTTGGGGCGGCAGCTCCGGGACCCCGGCTACGGCCTAACCCTCCTGACCCACCGGAGCATCCTGCAAACCAAGAGCCGCACCATCAGCAACTACTGGCTCCTGGCGGTGAAGCCGGAAAACGAGATCCTGGTGAGCGCCCTGGACGCCGAGCGGCTTGGGCTTAAGGACGGGCAGAGGGTCAAGGTGGTTTCCGCCACCAACCCCAAGGGCGAGTGGGACCTGGGCCCCTTTGGCAAGAAGCCCATGGTGGGCCGGGTGAAGGTGGTACAGGGCCTGAGGCCAGGGTGCGTGGCCTTCCCCTTGGGCTGGGGCCACTGGGCGTATGGGGCGAGCGACCTCGTCATCAACGGCCAGGTGGTGAAGGGCGACCCCAGGCGGGCTGCAGGGGTGCACGCCAACGCCGCCATGCGCCTTGACCCGTACCTCAAGGACACCGCCCTGACGGACGTGGTGGGCGGGAGCGTGGTCTTCTACGAAACCAAGGTGAACCTCTTGCCGGTGTGAGGCCGTCCCCCCGGGTTACCCCGGGGGGACAAACCTCCCGAATACCTGTGATAAGGTCATGATGGGGGTAAGGAGGTGAAGGGTGATACCCGCCTTTAGAAGCGCAAGCAACCCGACCCAGTGGGCGCTAGAGTTCATCCGCTTGGCGATGCTTCTCCTCTGCCTGGTGGGCTGGGTGATGTACCCCTTAGAGCTCCTCCTCTTGGGGCACTGGACGGAGAGCTGGCAGAGCAAGATCCCCTTCTTGGTGGCCGTGCCGGGCTTTGTGTTTACCCTTTGGGTGCTTTTTGACCGCAAGACCCCGTGGGTGCGCCTTGCCTTCATCCTCACCATGTGGGCCTCGGTCTTCACGGGAATTCTCGGGGCCTACTTCCACCTGCTTTGGAACTTTGAGGGCGAGGTGGTTTGGGAGTTTGAAGCGGCCATGGAGGCCATGGCGGGAAGCCGTCCGGTGCTGGCGGCCCTGGCCTTCACCCACATGGGGGTGACGGGGCTCCTTTCCGTCTACCGGGCCCGTTAGGAGGTGTGCCGTGATTGAAGCCCTGATCCGCGCCAAAACCGAGGAGGAGCGGGTTTTGGAGTTCTTGCGCTCCACCTTCCTCCTGATCGCCCTGGTGGGGTTTGCCTTCTACGGCATGGAGCACTGGGTGCTGGACCACTGGACGGAAAGCTGGCAGAGCAAAATCCCCTTTTTCGTATCCTTGGTGGGCTTCCCCCTCACCCTCCTCATGTTCTTCCACCGAGGGAAGTGGGTGCGCTATCCCTTCCTCTTTTGGATGCTGGTGAGCGTGGCCACCGGGGTGGCGGGGGCCTACTTTCACCTGCTTTGGAATGCGCAGGATGCGGAGGTGAACCTCTTCACCCTTCGGGGCTTCTTGGAGGCCTTTGAGGGGAGTCGGCCGGTTCTAGCGGCGTTGGCCCATACCCACGTGGGCGCTGTGGCCTTCGTGGTGGGAATCACCATAAGGGACTAAGGGAGGTGCAGGATGAGGCGAGGCATCGTAGGACTCATGGTTTTGGCCCTAAGCGTGGCGTTGGCGCAGGCGCCCAAGGTGGACGGGAAGATCGCCCCTGGGGAATACGCCAAGAGCTACAAGCACGAAAAGAGCGGGATCACGCTCTACTGGAGCGTGGTGGGGGACACGCTCTACCTGGCCCTCGAGGGCGAAAGCAAGGGCTGGATTGGCATCGGCTTCCTGCCAGAAAAGAGCGACAAGAAGAAGGGCGCTGACCAGTACCTCTTCTACATGGAGGGCGGCAAGCTGGTGGCCTTGGACATGTACCAGGTGAAGCGCACCGGCGCCCCTTCCCCGGACGAGAAGGAGGGCGGGAAGAACTCCATCCTGGCCGCCAGCGCCACCTACGAGGGCACCAAGTGGACCGTGGAGTTCAGCCGGAAGCTGAAGACCGGGGAGCCCACGGACGTGGAAATCGCCCCGGGGCGGAAGCTCCTTGTCCTCTTGGCCCACTCGGAGAAGATGGACCCCAAGGAGGAGCACAAGAAGACGGAGCGCTGGTACCTGGAAGACTTCGCCTTCTAGGCTAGGCGGAAAACAACCCGGGGGGTTCCCCGGGTTGTTCCTTTTTGGGCTTCTACCGCGCCCCTCGCGCCCTAGGGTCCAGGGCGCTTAAAGCCGCATACCGCTAGGGAAGCCCTAAGGTTCCCTGATAGGGCTTACCATGGGGGCATGGCGGAGATCCGGGTGGGCACCGCCAGCTGGACGGACGAAACCCTCTTGGCCTCGGGCTGGTACCCGCCCGAGGTGCGGGGAAACCCGGAAAAGCGCCTCCGCTACTACGCAAAGCACTTTGACACCGTGGAGGTGGACAGCACCTTCTACGCCCTGCCCCGGCCCGAGGTGGTGCAGAAGTGGGCGGAGAGGACCCCAGAAGGCTTCCTCTTTCACATCAAGGCCTACTCCGCCTTCACCGGGCACGGCCTCGAGGCCCAGGCCCTCCCCAAGGACCTCCGCGCCCTCCTACCCCGCCAAGAAGGCCACCTGGCCCAACGGGAGGTACCCGAGGAGGTGGTGGAGGAGGCTTGGAACCGCTTTTTCGCCGCCATAGAACCCCTTAGGCGGGCGGGCAAGCTGGGCTACCTCCACTTTGGCCTCCCCCCGTGGACGGAGCCCAAACCGAGGAGCTTTCAGTATTTAGAGCGCTTGGCGGAAAGGGCCCAGGGCTACTGGGTGGCGGTGGAGTTCCGCAACCCCAAGTGGTACGTGGCCTGGGGGTTCGTGAAGAAGGAGCTCCTGCGCCTGGGCCTCATCCACGTGAGCGTGGACGCCCCGCCCCACCCCGAGGCTCCCCCGAGGGTCCTCGAGCCCACCCACCCCGTGAGCGTCCTTCGCTGCCACGGCCGGAACGCCGAAACCTGGAAGGGCCCGCACGCCAAGCCCTACGAGCGCTTCAACTGGCGCTATTCCGAGGATGAGCTCCAGGACCTGGCCCAGGCCACCCGGACCCTGGCGGAAAGGGCCGAGAAGGTCTTCGTGATCTTCAACAACAACTACGGCACCCAAGGGGTGGAGGCTGCCTTGGGGCTTAAGCGGCTTTTAGGCCTCGGCACAAGCCCTTAGGCCCCCTAGACCTCCTCTTCAAAAAGGCCGGGGATGGGCTCCACGTATATCCCTCCCGCCTCCACGCGGACGTAGGGGGCCTGCAGGGGGATGAGCCTTTCGGCCCGGTCCCTCAGCCTCTCCCCCACCCCCCGCACCACCAAGACGTCCTGGGCCCCGGCGTCCAGGATGTCCACCACCTCCCCCACCTGCTTCCCCTCCACGAAAACGGGAAGGCCCATGAGGGCGAAGTAATAGTACTGGCCTTCCTCCAAGGGAGGGAGGTCTTCCACCTTGGCGTAGACCCTGAGGCCTACCAAGGCCTCCGCCAGTTCCCGGGTGGTGACCCCCGCCAGGTGGACCACCACCTCCCCGGCCACCTGGTAGAGGTCCTCCACCGCCCGCCAACCCTGCCCCTCCACGTAGACCCGTTCCAGGTGGGCCACCACGGGCTCCCCCCGGAACTTTAGCCCTCCCTGAAGGGCGTAGGGCGCGCCGAACCGACCGATCTCCACCAGGCGCATACCCCTAGTTTAGCGCACCTCCACCCCCACCTTGCGCTTGGCGTAGGCCCGCACCAGGGTGCGGATGGCCTCAATCACCCGGCCCTGTTTGCCGATAAGCCGCCCCTTGTCCTCCTGGGCCACCTCCACCAGGTAGACGAGGCCCTCCCGGGTGCGCCGCTCTTGGACCCGCACCGCCTCCGGGTGGTCCACCACGCTCCTTGCCAGGTACTCCACCAGGTCCTTCATGGCTCCATGGTACGGGAAAAGGGCGGGGGAGTCCCCGCCCTCGGAAGGGGCCTACCCTACGCTTCCTGCCGGAAAACCCCCGCCTGGCGCAGGAGGCGGCGAGCGGTGTCCGTGGGCTGCGCCCCCACGGAAAGCCAGTACTTGGCCCGCTCCACGTCCACCTTGAGCCAGTCCGGGGTGGTCTTGCGGGGATCGTAGTAGCCGATCTTCTCAATGTACGCCCCGTCCCGCTTCCTGCGGCTATCGGTGACCACGATGCGGTAGTGGGGGTTGTGCTTGGAGCCAAACCGGGAAAGCCTGATCTTGACCATGCTTCTTTTACCTCCTGAAGATTCCCATGAGTCCCCGGCCTTTGCGTTTTTCCAGGGACTTCATCAGGGCCTTGGTTTCCTCAAAGGACTTGATGAAGCGGTTCACCTCTTGGACGGTGGTGCCGCTCCCCTTGGCGATGCGCTTGCGCCGGGAGCCAT carries:
- a CDS encoding crossover junction endodeoxyribonuclease RuvC translates to MVVAGIDPGITHLGLGVVAVEERGALKAHLLHGEVVKTSHKEKAEARVGRIHARVKEALLRFQPEALAVEEQFFYRQNELAYKVGWALGAVLVAAFEAGVPVYAYGPMQVKQALAGHGHAAKEEVALMVRGILGLKEPPSPSHLADALAIALTHAFYARLKAAKPL
- a CDS encoding response regulator transcription factor, yielding MIRVVLVEDHILVRSGIRHLLEARGPIRVVGEAGSGREALALLEGLEADLAILDVSLPDCTGIDLCRTLKARFPRLRLLALSMHEDPEYVRGFLQAGGEGYVSKAAVDHELLDAVLAVARGERYLNPSLAMRLAMEMVQGEVKEEGLSPREEEVLRLLAQGLSHKEVAERLAISEKTVATYRERGMEKLGLKTRSDLLRYAVRRGWLSG
- a CDS encoding sensor histidine kinase codes for the protein MRLGTQLLLTVLLAATATGGALLLGGGAFLYAEGERALWQQTRSAAWDLATLLTDDLLLQDRLAVWEKLGAAKERYPGFAYAYVLSPKGEVLAHTFAEGVPEALLALGGERTLRLGGRLVYQGEAPVYGGAAGVVRLALAQDPLREELAQVLRTGAFGLLWAVGLGVGLGYLLLERVLEPLKGMAERVALLGKGGKVAFPEPRNELGALGRALNRMGEEVERRERELTLLNRLLAESQALRLEELAERVLSLLVRELGFTCGDLWVEGRVVHCRACQAACPLGGVKGLAEEALREGRVVVAQGGVGVPVPPRGALVLYGKPKVEEAWLVGFLKALSGPLATALENARLYSLLEEKERQRAELLKAWLRAQEEERARIARELHDEVGQALTGLILGLEGLPGDAAQALKELARYTLAEVRRLALDLRPSVLDHLGLEAALVRYVREFADRTGIEVDLSFHLRRPLSKELETVVYRVVQEALTNVARHSGSPRAAVGVLEAEGEVRVFVEDEGRGFDPKAVGPGHQGLLGMRERVELLGGRFFLESAPGEGTRVQVRLPLEVVA
- a CDS encoding PhnD/SsuA/transferrin family substrate-binding protein, whose translation is MRKLLALLLLAACARPPEVALGPPYAKEAERGGVRIVVAGMRSPVEAGPYREFLQGLEALLGERVEVFGRRTYWEVLETLRQGEADLGFLCTLAAGLGVEEGFLEVLLASDTAVPYQSLIVVREDAPYQSLAELKGRPFAFTDSLSNTGHAWPRLLARDLGEGFFAQAFFTYSHDRALGAVREGLAEGAAVDGVVYATLGVKGLRVLARGPADPPPPVVARKSLPEKERLMQALLALVKKPENAKALRALGLKGFRRSEDAPYRVVYRRAREVLP
- a CDS encoding 4Fe-4S dicluster domain-containing protein yields the protein MEKEPLTSAEDRRRFLAKMASAIFASMVAPGLAQGVPQAAPPEDGAAEDVLLRMQKDLERALKNPNRKWGMVIDLRKCVGCHACTVSCMAENRLPPGVVYRPVSEEEVGTYPNVTYRFVPRPCMQCDEPPCVPACPYDATWKRKDGIVEIDYELCVGCEKCVPACPYNSRHKDDGYFWTENTPGQGKMPYETLPVYEWGKKVDREDEAGPMDKVRKCHFCLHRIEQGLLPQCVVTCIGRATYFGDLEDPNSLVAELVKKPNVMRLKEEAGTKPRVYYLV
- a CDS encoding molybdopterin-dependent oxidoreductase, which encodes MEKLSRRELLKLSGAGALLGPLALGLQEASAQGMEAYEIQLPENTIYSSCLQCNTGCPIKVKLYEGVASKIDGNPLSPWTFRPHLPLNTPVDVVAKVDGALCPKGQAGIQTAYDPYRIRKVLKRAGPRGSGKWEEIPFHQAVKEIVEGGKLFAHLGDERHYPGLKELWALKDPEVMSRMAQAVRAIWAEKDKEKKKALVAKFKEDFKDYLPALIDPDHPDLGPKNNQVVFAWGRLKAGRSDFIRWFFGQSFGTVNLHGHTTVCQGSMYFTGKAMSEQPTFDATGKLSWSGGAKFYWQADLSKARFVVFVGANVFEGNYGPPLRVGWITERASRGELEYAVVDPRAQKAVKGASRWIAPKPGHDAAIALGVIRLLLEWGKVDTRFLSAANKAAAKAIGEASWTNAAWLVKLKDGKPERLVRASDLGLPKPKAKVGDKEVELDAPVVLVQGKPVAFNPNDENQAVFGDLFVDTVLQGIPVKSALTLIKEEAFRHQVKTWAALAGVSEEDIRFLAEKLAQYGKKAVVDVHRGASQHTNGFYNCFAWFTVNVLLGNVDHQGGFVQASTYDITGGKAGGPFVLSKLHPKPLSPFGISIIRHEVKYEDTTLFQGFPAKRPWYPHASDVYQEILPSAAQGYPYPIKILFHYMGSPAYALPGGHEQIRAMLDPDKIPLIVAFDIVVGDSYLYADYIIPDLSYLERWEFHGSHPSILWKVQPVRQPAIPPIPEEVEVFGQRMPISLESFLLALAEHLGLPGFGPKGFANGMPFTHPDHFYLKLAANLAYGEKADGSEALPEADERELAVFRQARRHLPPSVFDEKRWREAVGDEGLFRRTVYLLNRGGRFQEFAKAYAANDLVANRYGRQINLFLEKQALSLHPMTGKPYWPLPAYFPPYQDVLGRQLRDPGYGLTLLTHRSILQTKSRTISNYWLLAVKPENEILVSALDAERLGLKDGQRVKVVSATNPKGEWDLGPFGKKPMVGRVKVVQGLRPGCVAFPLGWGHWAYGASDLVINGQVVKGDPRRAAGVHANAAMRLDPYLKDTALTDVVGGSVVFYETKVNLLPV
- a CDS encoding DOMON domain-containing protein, coding for MRRGIVGLMVLALSVALAQAPKVDGKIAPGEYAKSYKHEKSGITLYWSVVGDTLYLALEGESKGWIGIGFLPEKSDKKKGADQYLFYMEGGKLVALDMYQVKRTGAPSPDEKEGGKNSILAASATYEGTKWTVEFSRKLKTGEPTDVEIAPGRKLLVLLAHSEKMDPKEEHKKTERWYLEDFAF
- a CDS encoding DUF72 domain-containing protein, producing the protein MAEIRVGTASWTDETLLASGWYPPEVRGNPEKRLRYYAKHFDTVEVDSTFYALPRPEVVQKWAERTPEGFLFHIKAYSAFTGHGLEAQALPKDLRALLPRQEGHLAQREVPEEVVEEAWNRFFAAIEPLRRAGKLGYLHFGLPPWTEPKPRSFQYLERLAERAQGYWVAVEFRNPKWYVAWGFVKKELLRLGLIHVSVDAPPHPEAPPRVLEPTHPVSVLRCHGRNAETWKGPHAKPYERFNWRYSEDELQDLAQATRTLAERAEKVFVIFNNNYGTQGVEAALGLKRLLGLGTSP
- the rimM gene encoding ribosome maturation factor RimM (Essential for efficient processing of 16S rRNA); translated protein: MRLVEIGRFGAPYALQGGLKFRGEPVVAHLERVYVEGQGWRAVEDLYQVAGEVVVHLAGVTTRELAEALVGLRVYAKVEDLPPLEEGQYYYFALMGLPVFVEGKQVGEVVDILDAGAQDVLVVRGVGERLRDRAERLIPLQAPYVRVEAGGIYVEPIPGLFEEEV
- a CDS encoding KH domain-containing protein, with translation MKDLVEYLARSVVDHPEAVRVQERRTREGLVYLVEVAQEDKGRLIGKQGRVIEAIRTLVRAYAKRKVGVEVR
- the rpsP gene encoding 30S ribosomal protein S16, whose translation is MVKIRLSRFGSKHNPHYRIVVTDSRRKRDGAYIEKIGYYDPRKTTPDWLKVDVERAKYWLSVGAQPTDTARRLLRQAGVFRQEA